One part of the Oncorhynchus clarkii lewisi isolate Uvic-CL-2024 chromosome 7, UVic_Ocla_1.0, whole genome shotgun sequence genome encodes these proteins:
- the LOC139413231 gene encoding dnaJ homolog subfamily C member 16-like, with protein sequence MGGLCRPLQASMVWLAVLLLLLGETVNTAQEFDPYRVLGLTKSAGQAEVKKVYKRLVREWHPDKNNDPGAEDMFIKITKSYEILGNVERRANYDRYGQMEENKQGQHQQGFNRHFHNSFYFDESFFNFPRSGRDFSDSKYLLDHAGFNSKVLPDSFKRPYLIKITSEWCFACVHIEPVWREAVQELEPLGVGIGIVDIGYERRLANQLGVHRTPSILGVVNGRVTVFHYSVVREHLRQFVEDLLPQRLVEKVTDKNYVSFLGSWHVENNPSVLLFDQVPAVPLLYKLTAFAFKDYVRFGYVDQGLTETSRLLHQFNINSYAPTMLLFKENTEQPADIIQAKGMKRQIMEEFVSNNKYLCVPRLVNQHLFDELCPIKQFHRRRKYCVLLITGEEPGFVPGNRAFLTFASSNTKDVLRFTYVYQRQQQPLCQALLHNQAPLFAQVVILERRSPGGKAVYRSVIGGWNGSDDDKTRLHEQLELLQRDPSYLSYDTTLPELNNELSPMFLIQWINAAYDYFLQIYDDLLFSNWREMMPILSLIFSALFILFGTVIIQAFSDSGEEKPPQKPKPKNPPKTEDSPGRANTSSRPPKKDFVEVTELTNITYISNLVKLRPGHINVVLVLTDASKNALLRKYAKEVFSFSGTQTLHFSFLNADKHSQWMPSLLESCPTAARVLTHGEEEEGGGGEGDEYSSPFSGRPRDFTGHVLALNGHKKYFCLFRPVFTGDTDTGGESSSSSSSSFDEGSRRKSRSRSRSQSSSRSRSREEGGLSGRGGRGGGRASRATSLEVHHKLDRLGLWMERLMEGTLPRHSVPGWPGLDTTSPSSSPAPQN encoded by the exons atggggggatTGTGTAGGCCACTCCAGGCCTCTATGGTCTGGCTGGCCGTTCTCCTTCTGCTGCTGGGGGAGACGGTGAACACAGCCCAGGAGTTTGACCCCTACAGAGTCCTGGGGCTCACCAAGAGCGCCGGTCAAGCAGAGGTCAAGAAGGTGTACAAGAGGCTGGTCAGAGAATG GCACCCAGACAAGAACAATGATCCTGGGGCTGAAGATATGTTCATCAAGATCACTAAATCTTATGAG ATCCTGGGGAATGTGGAGCGGCGTGCTAACTACGACCGCTATGGACAGATGGAGGAGAACAAGCAGGGTCAGCACCAGCAGGGCTTCAACCGACACTTCCACAACAGCTTCTATTTCGACGAATCATTCTTCAATTTCCCTAG GTCAGGCCGGGACTTCTCAGACAGCAAGTATCTGCTCGACCACGCAGGGTTCAACAGTAAGGTGCTGCCCGACAGCTTCAAGCGGCCCTACCTGATCAAGATCACCTCCGAGTGGTGCTTTGCCTGCGTTCACATCGAGCCAGTCTGGAGGGAGGCAGTACAGGAGCTAGAGCCACTGG GTGTGGGTATCGGCATTGTTGACATTGGTTACGAGCGTCGCCTAGCCAACCAGCTGGGTGTCCATCGCACGCCATCCATCCTGGGTGTGGTCAATGGTAGAGTGACCGTGTTCCACTACTCCGTGGTCAGAGAACACCTGCGACAGTTTGTAGAAGACCTGCTGCCTCAGAGGCTGGTGGAAAAG GTAACAGATAAGAACTATGTGTCCTTCCTGGGCAGCTGGCATGTTGAGAACAATCCCAGTGTGTTGCTGTTTGACCAAGTGCCTGCAGTGCCCCTGCTCtacaag ctcacAGCGTTTGCCTTTAAGGACTATGTGCGGTTTGGTTACGTGGACCAGGGACTGACAGAGACATCCAGACTACTGCATCAGTTCAACATCAACAGCTATGCTCCCACAATGCTGCTGTTCAAGGAGAACACTGAGCAACCTGCTGATATTATACAG gctaaAGGGATGAAGAGACAGATCATGGAGGAGTTTGTGTCCAACAACAAGTACCTGTGTGTCCCTCGGTTGGTCAACCAGCATCTGTTCGATGAGCTCTGCCCCATCAAGCAGTTCCACCGGCGCAGGAA gtaCTGTGTGCTGCTGATCACTGGTGAGGAGCCAGGGTTTGTCCCTGGTAACCGGGCCTTCCTGACCTTCGCCTCGTCCAACACTAAAGACGTCCTGCGCTTCACATATGTCTACCAGAGACAGCAACAACCACTGTGTCAGGCCTTGCTCCACAACCAGGCCCCACTGTTCGCACAG GTGGTGATACTGGAGAGGCGGAGCCCGGGAGGTAAGGCTGTGTACCGGTCTGTGATTGGTGGATGGAACGGCAGTGACGATGATAAGACCCGCCTCCACGAGCAGCTGGAGCTCCTACAGAGAGACCCCTCCTACCTGAGCTATGACACCACGCTACCTGAACTAAACAACGAATTGTCCCCC ATGTTTCTGATTCAGTGGATCAATGCAGCTTACGATTATTTCCTTCAAATCTATGATGACCTTCTCTTCTCCAACTG GCGGGAGATGATGCCCATCCTGTCTCTCATCTTTTCTGCTCTGTTCATCCTCTTTGGTACTGTCATCATCCAGGCCTTCAG TGACTCGGGTGAAGAGAAGCCTCCCCAAAAACCAAAGCCAAAGAACCCACCAAAGACTGAAGACTCACCTGGTAGAGCCAATACTTCCag TCGTCCTCCTAAGAAGGACTTTGTGGAGGTGACGGAGCTGACAAACATCACCTACATCAGTAACTTGGTCAAGCTGAGACCTGGTCACATCAACGTGGTCCTAGTCCTCACTGACGCTTCCAAGAATGCTCTGCTCAGGAAGTACGCCAAAGAGGTTTTCTCCTTCTCCGG GACCCAGACCCTACACTTCTCCTTCCTGAATGCAGACAAACACAGCCAGTGGATGCCATCTCTCTTGGAGTCTTGTCCTACTGCAGCCCGGGTCCTGACCcacggagaggaggaggaagggggaggaggagagggggatgaatactCCTCTCCCTTCTCAGGTCGTCCCAGAGACTTCACAGGCCATGTTCTGGCACTCAATGGACACAAGAAGTACTTCTGTCTCTTCAGACCTGTCTTCACTGGGGACACGGACACTGGAGGAGAGAGCTCAagctcatcatcttcatcatttgACGAAGGCTCCAGGAGAAAGTCTCGGTCAAGGTCGCGATCCCAGTCGAGCTCACGTTCAAGGTCCAGGGAGGAGGGGGGTTTGtcgggtaggggtgggaggggtgGTGGGCGGGCCTCCAGGGCTACCAGTCTGGAGGTGCACCATAAGCTGGACAGGCTGGGGCTGTGGATGGAGAGGCTGATGGAGGGGACTCTGCCCAGGCACAGCGTCCCTGGCTGGCCTGGGTTGGACACCACCTCCCCAAGCTCCAGCCCCGCTCCCCAGAACTGA